The following proteins are co-located in the Silene latifolia isolate original U9 population chromosome 1, ASM4854445v1, whole genome shotgun sequence genome:
- the LOC141610723 gene encoding uncharacterized protein LOC141610723 translates to MMRGPFLLLLVLILSFSCFCCTLSDARHHHHPHKHPSALVVGSVYCDTCFQYPMSKPTHYISGATVAVECAEGKARSAFYQEVKTDKQGNFRVKLPFTVSKHVTEIQGCTVKLLKSSEPYCAVASTATSSLIHLKQRQHGKHIYSAGFFTFKPLKQPALCNQQPSITKSNLNLNSIGITLPSLPILPLPQIPTIPLPETPLLPLPGTPPLPITNPLTPTIPGPPLLPNIPLSPLPELPPLPPFFKGNNEKLENGLEVTLPQFLFPPLIPPVISPPSSGLPFPNPFSPPPLLPNPFQPPPSPLIPNPFQPPTPPPGLLPNIPGIPSIPGIIPSPPPPPPPSLFPPFFPPGFPGIGIPPAKVEQVNNHP, encoded by the exons ATGATGAGAGGTCCCTTCTTATTATTACTAGTCTTAATTCTCTCATTCTCATGCTTTTGTTGCACTCTTTCAGATGCAAGACATCATCACCACCCTCACAAACATCCTTCTGCACTTGTTGTTGGTTCTGTTTATTGTGACACTTGCTTCCAATATCCCATGTCTAAACCCACCCACTACATCTCAG GTGCAACAGTAGCAGTAGAATGTGCAGAAGGCAAAGCAAGATCAGCATTTTACCAGGAGGTAAAAACAGATAAACAAGGGAATTTCAGAGTGAAGTTACCATTCACAGTGAGCAAACATGTGACTGAAATCCAAGGATGCACAGTAAAACTGTTAAAAAGCAGTGAACCTTACTGTGCAGTAGCATCTACTGCAACCTCATCATTGATCCACCTCAAACAAAGACAACATGGCAAACACATTTACTCTGCAGGTTTTTTCACCTTCAAGCCACTTAAACAACCTGCTTTATGCAACCAACAACCTAGTATCACCAAATCTAACCTCAATCTCAACTCTATTGGAATTACCCTCCCTAGTCTTCCAATTTTACCCCTACCTCAAATTCCTACTATACCATTACCCGAAACTCCGTTACTCCCCCTGCCCGGAACCCCGCCTCTTCCAATAACTAACCCATTGACTCCAACTATCCCGGGTCCGCCTTTATTACCGAATATACCCCTGTCTCCACTGCCCGAACTACCACCTCTCCCGCCATTTTTCAAGGGTAATAATGAAAAATTAGAAAATGGGTTAGAAGTAACACTACCTCAATTCTTGTTCCCCCCACTCATTCCACCAGTGATCTCCCCGCCGTCAAGCGGGTTACCATTTCCAAACCCATTTAGCCCGCCACCGCTTCTTCCAAACCCGTTTCAGCCACCGCCTTCACCACTTATTCCAAACCCGTTTCAGCCTCCAACTCCACCCCCAGGTTTACTACCCAACATTCCAGGAATCCCATCAATTCCGGGGATAATTCCATCACCACCTCCGCCACCGCCGCCGTCACTGTTCCCGCCATTCTTCCCGCCTGGTTTCCCTGGCATTGGTATACCACCAGCTAAGGTTGAACAAGTTAATAATCATCCTTGA